Proteins encoded within one genomic window of Saccharopolyspora pogona:
- the mftD gene encoding pre-mycofactocin synthase MftD (MftD, an enzyme found in the mycofactocin biosynthesis locus, performs an oxidative deamination of 3-amino-5-[(p-hydroxyphenyl)methyl]-4,4-dimethyl-2-pyrrolidinone (AHDP). The resulting compound, now called pre-mycofactocin (PMFT), is a biologically active redox cofactor that can oxidize the non-exchangeable NADH of TIGR03971 family SDR-type oxidoreductases.), with protein sequence MIRFRNLAEAERVAKRRLPRAIWLAVKAGNEHGWTLDENVRAFSELGFSPAVFDRPTNFDLSTRVLGIDVDFPVLVSPVGAQAIHPDGEVGVARAAARAGTAIGLSSWSSDSVADVARANDSTIFQLYWVGSRPEIEARVEAARAAGAKALIVTLDWSFTPRRDWGVPPAPPSDRSVSTLARLAPHALSRPGWLIGYLRRGRIPELRVPNLVTLDGRVPYFGKAWADFEATPPPTWDDVKWLRDLWGGPFMVKGISTVRDAKLCVDLGADAISLSNHGGNNIDGTPSPLRQLPYLVEAVGDQVDVMVDGGIRRGSDVVKAVALGAKAVFIGRAFLYGLAAGGEEGVYQVLQVLRNGIRETMYGIGRSSLSELSRDDLLLLNPHFFVPPTR encoded by the coding sequence ATGATCCGCTTCCGTAACCTCGCTGAGGCAGAGCGCGTCGCGAAGCGGCGGCTGCCCCGCGCGATCTGGCTCGCCGTCAAGGCGGGCAACGAGCATGGATGGACCCTGGATGAGAACGTGCGCGCCTTCAGCGAGCTCGGCTTCTCCCCCGCGGTCTTCGACCGTCCGACGAACTTCGACCTGAGTACCCGGGTCCTCGGCATCGACGTCGACTTCCCGGTGCTCGTCTCGCCGGTGGGCGCCCAGGCGATCCACCCCGACGGCGAGGTCGGCGTCGCGCGGGCCGCCGCCCGAGCGGGGACCGCGATCGGCCTGAGCTCCTGGTCCTCGGACTCGGTCGCCGACGTCGCGCGCGCCAATGACAGCACCATCTTCCAGCTCTACTGGGTCGGGTCCCGGCCGGAGATCGAGGCTCGCGTCGAGGCCGCCCGCGCCGCCGGCGCCAAGGCGTTGATCGTGACCCTGGACTGGTCGTTCACCCCGCGACGCGACTGGGGCGTGCCGCCCGCGCCGCCGAGCGATCGCAGCGTCTCCACGCTGGCACGGCTGGCACCCCATGCGCTCTCCCGTCCGGGATGGCTCATCGGCTATCTGCGACGTGGCCGGATCCCGGAGCTGCGGGTACCCAACCTCGTCACGCTGGACGGTCGCGTGCCGTACTTCGGCAAGGCTTGGGCCGACTTCGAGGCGACCCCGCCTCCGACGTGGGACGACGTCAAGTGGCTGCGCGATCTGTGGGGTGGTCCCTTCATGGTCAAGGGCATCAGCACCGTGCGCGACGCCAAGCTCTGCGTCGACCTCGGTGCGGATGCGATCTCGCTGTCCAACCACGGCGGCAACAACATTGACGGCACCCCCTCGCCGCTGCGTCAGCTGCCCTACTTGGTCGAGGCCGTCGGAGACCAGGTCGATGTCATGGTCGACGGCGGCATCCGCCGGGGCTCGGACGTGGTGAAGGCCGTCGCGCTCGGAGCCAAGGCTGTGTTCATCGGCCGCGCCTTCCTCTACGGCCTGGCCGCCGGCGGCGAGGAGGGCGTCTACCAGGTCCTGCAGGTTCTCCGGAACGGGATCCGGGAAACGATGTACGGCATCGGGCGCAGCAGCCTCTCCGAGCTCTCCCGCGACGACCTGCTGCTGCTCAACCCCCACTTCTTCGTCCCACCGACGCGCTGA
- a CDS encoding GMC family oxidoreductase, whose product MSRIVVIGAGSAGSVVAARLSEDPDHEVVLVEAGPDHSGSDIARALASVNWIDAMGAAAAFDPELQATRLADDLPRNYHRGRGIGGSGSVNAMLALPGLPRDYDRWARVYGLTDWSWAQVEPTFVDLKRELLRSPVPEYTPIDRALADSAAALDLPREVDTYSSPADGSGGLWRNADRAGRRSSRELYLDPCRDRPNLEVRTTAKADRLLRRGEDVHGVVLVDGTVIDADEVVLCAGAIETPAILLRSECDRPGVGRGLQDHPAASIKLALRPQYQDVNLGLPCINAVLRLSSSYGEGDIHILPMHGALTESAPPHHGVLMAAVMAVRSRGQVTLNPDRPTGPPVVTERMLTDEQDRSVMREALGHVRRLLQTPAFTEIVEAAFIDDAGTPVSALDDPQVYEKWLAASVGDYFHVVGTARMGTRDDPDAVVDERGRVYGLRHVRVIDCSVMPEVPSANTHLPVVMVAERLSAALRADLTSAADQPAHPRSKQGELRAHIAQ is encoded by the coding sequence GTGAGCCGGATAGTGGTCATCGGCGCCGGGAGTGCCGGATCCGTGGTCGCCGCCCGCCTGAGCGAGGACCCTGACCACGAGGTCGTACTCGTCGAGGCCGGGCCCGACCATTCGGGCTCCGACATCGCACGCGCCCTGGCGTCGGTGAACTGGATCGACGCCATGGGCGCCGCGGCGGCGTTCGATCCGGAGCTGCAGGCGACCCGCCTGGCCGACGACCTCCCGCGCAACTACCACCGTGGTCGCGGGATCGGCGGGTCCGGCTCGGTGAATGCCATGCTGGCCTTGCCCGGGCTCCCGCGGGACTACGACCGGTGGGCGCGCGTCTACGGACTCACCGACTGGAGCTGGGCGCAGGTGGAACCCACCTTCGTAGACCTCAAGCGGGAGCTGCTGCGCTCGCCCGTGCCGGAGTACACCCCGATCGACCGGGCGTTGGCCGACTCCGCCGCCGCGCTCGACCTCCCGCGGGAGGTCGACACTTACTCCTCCCCGGCCGACGGATCCGGTGGCCTGTGGCGCAATGCGGATCGGGCCGGCAGGCGCTCCTCCCGGGAGCTCTACCTGGACCCCTGCCGCGACCGGCCGAACCTGGAGGTGCGCACCACCGCCAAGGCCGACCGCCTGCTGCGCCGCGGCGAGGACGTGCACGGTGTCGTTCTCGTCGACGGCACGGTGATCGATGCCGACGAGGTCGTCCTGTGCGCCGGGGCGATCGAGACGCCGGCGATCCTGCTGCGCAGCGAGTGCGACCGGCCCGGTGTGGGGCGCGGCCTGCAGGACCACCCCGCCGCGTCGATCAAGCTGGCCCTGCGCCCCCAATACCAGGATGTGAACCTCGGCCTGCCGTGCATCAACGCCGTGCTGCGGCTCTCGTCGTCCTACGGCGAGGGAGACATCCACATCCTGCCGATGCACGGGGCCCTGACCGAGTCCGCACCGCCGCACCACGGCGTCCTTATGGCCGCGGTGATGGCGGTCCGTTCCCGGGGCCAGGTCACGCTCAACCCCGACCGCCCCACGGGGCCCCCGGTCGTCACCGAGCGCATGCTGACCGACGAGCAGGACCGGTCGGTCATGCGCGAGGCCCTCGGCCACGTCCGGCGACTGCTGCAGACCCCGGCGTTCACCGAGATCGTCGAGGCCGCGTTCATCGACGACGCCGGCACCCCGGTCTCCGCCCTGGACGACCCGCAGGTCTACGAGAAATGGCTGGCCGCGTCGGTCGGTGACTACTTCCACGTCGTGGGCACCGCCCGCATGGGCACCCGGGACGACCCCGATGCGGTCGTCGACGAACGCGGTCGCGTCTACGGGCTGCGCCACGTGCGGGTCATCGACTGCTCGGTCATGCCCGAGGTCCCCAGCGCGAACACCCACCTGCCCGTCGTCATGGTCGCCGAACGCCTCAGCGCGGCCCTGCGTGCCGACCTAACGTCGGCTGCCGACCAGCCCGCCCACCCCCGTTCCAAGCAAGGAGAGCTCCGTGCCCACATCGCCCAGTGA
- a CDS encoding aspartate aminotransferase family protein — protein sequence MPTSPSDAVQRAEASATWDRARAVVPRGVSSGHRVGWAQAFVRSSGAYVWDDEDRRYVDFLNAWGPIVLGHCDDRVNRAVYEAASTCDLTGVGPQPGEAQLAETICQVMPSAEKVVFCTSGTDATMHAVHLSRAATGRLKILKFHGSYHGWNDHVAVGSSRKDLTTATRLNTPNGGGLHPAVVDDVVVVEWNDEAGLRAAFDQFGDQLAAAFAEGYVHSFGCVPAAPGFLELLRTLCTRNGVVMVLDEVKTGFRVAIGGYQSVCGVVPDLTAFGKAVANGYSLAGLAGTDALMSHLGAYSKNEATVDGTYNASPYALAAANKTLAIMQTEDVFGALYARGEQMRSGIQKAIDSLNVPATVAGLGSEWCVYFRPELPVNFRQAMESDADMYAKYHSSLLAQGVLEPAFPTGDRRLNAATTEADVDFALECVHNALTAAIS from the coding sequence GTGCCCACATCGCCCAGTGACGCCGTCCAGCGAGCCGAGGCCTCCGCGACCTGGGACCGCGCTCGTGCCGTCGTGCCCCGGGGCGTCTCCTCCGGGCACCGCGTCGGCTGGGCGCAGGCGTTCGTCCGCAGCTCCGGCGCCTACGTCTGGGACGACGAGGACCGCCGCTACGTCGACTTCCTCAACGCCTGGGGCCCGATCGTCCTCGGCCACTGTGACGACCGGGTCAACCGCGCGGTCTACGAGGCGGCAAGCACCTGCGACCTGACGGGCGTCGGCCCCCAGCCTGGTGAGGCTCAGCTGGCCGAGACCATCTGTCAGGTCATGCCCTCCGCCGAGAAGGTCGTCTTCTGCACCTCCGGCACCGACGCCACCATGCACGCGGTCCACCTCTCCCGCGCAGCGACCGGTCGGCTCAAGATCCTTAAGTTCCACGGGTCATACCACGGCTGGAACGACCACGTCGCGGTCGGCAGCTCGCGAAAGGACCTGACCACCGCCACCCGGCTGAACACACCCAACGGCGGAGGCCTGCACCCGGCCGTCGTCGACGACGTCGTGGTCGTGGAGTGGAACGACGAGGCCGGGCTCCGCGCCGCCTTCGACCAGTTCGGCGACCAGCTCGCCGCCGCGTTCGCCGAGGGCTACGTGCACAGCTTCGGCTGCGTGCCCGCCGCCCCCGGGTTCCTCGAGCTGCTGCGGACCCTGTGCACCCGCAACGGCGTGGTCATGGTCCTCGACGAGGTCAAGACCGGATTCCGGGTCGCGATCGGCGGCTACCAGTCCGTGTGCGGGGTCGTCCCCGACCTCACCGCGTTCGGCAAGGCCGTCGCCAACGGCTACTCCCTCGCCGGCCTCGCCGGCACCGACGCCCTCATGAGCCACCTGGGTGCCTACAGCAAGAACGAGGCAACCGTCGACGGCACCTACAACGCCTCGCCCTACGCCCTCGCCGCCGCGAACAAGACCCTCGCGATCATGCAGACCGAGGACGTGTTCGGCGCCCTCTACGCCCGCGGTGAGCAGATGCGCAGCGGGATCCAGAAGGCGATCGACAGCCTGAACGTCCCGGCCACCGTCGCCGGCCTCGGCTCGGAGTGGTGCGTCTACTTCCGCCCCGAGTTGCCGGTGAACTTCCGTCAGGCGATGGAGTCCGACGCCGACATGTACGCCAAGTACCACAGCTCGCTGCTCGCCCAGGGCGTGCTCGAGCCCGCCTTCCCGACCGGCGACCGCCGACTCAACGCGGCCACCACCGAGGCCGACGTCGACTTCGCGCTCGAATGCGTCCACAACGCGCTCACCGCAGCCATCTCCTGA
- a CDS encoding ABC transporter substrate-binding protein, producing the protein MLCSARPKSAKRTALAAFSLAAVLAAAGCTGTDSAGGSGDSGDSDTVTIGFALSQSGPMAPFDVEPGNAALMRVAQLNAQGGIGGRQIKAIVKDVRSDPDTVGTVATELVSEGVNLLVTPCDFDLSAPGASVAQAASIPAISICAGDPKMADTKTLGDYIFSGNAGSDVEGATGAAWAIQRGWKSAYVIQDESIEYTKSAGKYFRAEFEKQGGTIVGEDAFPGGDNVDISSQANRLRNLSPKPDFVYVASWNPGGATAIRQLRDAGVTAPIVGPAALDGQVLLGIVGNRASDIYYTAFACYSYCSGSGQNGLDSFVSDYEKQYGAKPASSYALLGYNLISAVGSLLDGVGPGSGEQIKAALENSKPVTTPIGDVTYFSPTCHKITNMPLTVIGVEQGSMKFVGQQRVDAIPNVGDGNTCAS; encoded by the coding sequence ATGCTCTGTTCAGCGCGCCCAAAATCGGCCAAGAGGACCGCTCTCGCGGCGTTCTCACTCGCGGCCGTGCTCGCCGCCGCGGGCTGCACCGGCACCGACTCCGCAGGCGGTTCCGGTGATTCCGGCGACTCCGACACCGTGACCATCGGATTCGCGCTCAGCCAGAGCGGCCCGATGGCGCCCTTCGACGTCGAGCCGGGCAACGCCGCGCTGATGCGCGTCGCGCAGCTCAACGCCCAAGGCGGCATCGGCGGCCGCCAGATCAAGGCCATCGTCAAGGACGTCCGGTCAGACCCCGACACGGTCGGCACGGTCGCCACAGAACTGGTGTCCGAGGGCGTGAACCTCCTGGTCACCCCGTGCGACTTCGACCTGAGCGCACCCGGGGCCTCGGTCGCCCAGGCCGCCTCCATCCCGGCGATCTCGATCTGTGCCGGCGACCCGAAGATGGCCGACACGAAGACCCTCGGCGACTACATCTTCTCCGGCAACGCCGGTAGCGACGTCGAGGGCGCCACCGGTGCCGCCTGGGCGATCCAGCGCGGCTGGAAGTCCGCCTACGTCATCCAGGACGAGAGCATCGAGTACACCAAGTCGGCCGGGAAGTACTTCCGCGCCGAGTTCGAGAAGCAGGGCGGCACCATCGTCGGCGAGGACGCCTTCCCCGGCGGCGACAACGTCGACATCAGCAGCCAGGCCAACCGGCTGCGCAACCTTTCCCCCAAGCCCGACTTCGTCTACGTGGCCAGCTGGAACCCGGGCGGCGCGACCGCAATCCGCCAGCTGCGCGACGCGGGCGTGACGGCACCGATCGTCGGCCCGGCCGCGCTGGACGGCCAGGTCCTGCTCGGAATCGTGGGCAACCGGGCCAGCGACATCTACTACACGGCCTTCGCCTGCTACTCCTACTGCAGCGGCTCCGGGCAGAACGGCCTGGACTCCTTCGTCTCCGACTACGAGAAGCAGTACGGCGCCAAGCCGGCCTCGAGCTACGCGCTGCTTGGCTACAACCTGATCTCGGCGGTCGGTTCGTTGCTCGACGGGGTCGGGCCGGGCTCCGGCGAGCAGATCAAGGCCGCGCTCGAGAACAGCAAGCCCGTCACGACGCCCATCGGCGACGTCACGTACTTCTCCCCGACCTGTCACAAGATCACCAACATGCCTCTGACGGTGATCGGGGTCGAACAGGGCAGCATGAAGTTCGTTGGTCAGCAGCGCGTCGACGCCATCCCCAACGTCGGCGACGGCAACACCTGCGCGTCATGA
- a CDS encoding ABC transporter ATP-binding protein: MSSPTAPAAAAATEAPTTRSQLQMVDGGIHFDGVKAVDGVSITVRSGEVLGLIGPNGSGKTSTLNLLCGMLRATSGSIHLDDRDVTRMSMRHRARLGIVRTFQSGRVFARLSVAENVEAAALGGRLRRSAARKLRDEIIDELGLGAVAAAPASSLPAGQIRTAAIARALATRPRFLLLDEPAAGQNEAEAVDLINTIRGFARRRSCGVLLVEHDMAVVMGTCDRLHVLDSGRTVVEGNPPAVRKDPQVIEIYFGKRY; encoded by the coding sequence ATGAGCAGCCCGACCGCACCAGCCGCCGCAGCGGCCACCGAAGCGCCCACCACTCGGTCGCAGCTCCAGATGGTCGACGGCGGCATCCACTTCGACGGTGTGAAGGCCGTGGACGGTGTCTCGATCACGGTCCGCTCGGGTGAGGTCCTGGGGCTCATCGGTCCCAACGGCTCGGGGAAGACAAGCACGCTGAACCTGCTCTGCGGGATGCTGCGGGCCACCAGCGGTTCGATCCATCTCGACGACCGCGATGTCACCCGGATGTCCATGCGGCACCGGGCCCGGCTCGGGATTGTGCGGACCTTCCAGAGCGGCCGGGTCTTCGCCCGGCTCAGCGTCGCGGAGAACGTCGAGGCGGCCGCCCTCGGCGGGCGTCTGCGCCGCAGCGCAGCCCGCAAGCTGCGCGACGAGATCATCGACGAGCTCGGACTCGGGGCCGTCGCGGCGGCCCCGGCGTCGAGCCTGCCCGCCGGGCAGATCAGAACCGCCGCGATCGCCCGCGCTCTGGCGACCCGTCCGCGGTTCCTGCTGCTCGACGAACCGGCCGCGGGGCAGAACGAGGCCGAGGCCGTCGATCTGATCAACACGATCCGCGGGTTCGCCCGCCGTCGGTCCTGCGGTGTCCTGCTCGTCGAGCACGACATGGCGGTCGTGATGGGGACCTGCGATCGGCTGCATGTGCTCGACAGCGGTCGCACGGTCGTCGAGGGCAACCCGCCGGCGGTCCGCAAGGACCCACAGGTGATCGAAATCTACTTCGGGAAGCGATACTGA
- a CDS encoding ABC transporter ATP-binding protein, translated as MVLHIDDVSVQYGAAVRAVQGCTLEVGEGQLVSVIGQNGAGKSTLLKAVMGLVPLAGGSIRVDDVQVGSRAFSPVRSQLSYVPERGGVFANLSVGENLRLGGVACKDKAAVAARIERELERFPVLRKYWGRGASLLSGGEQQQLAIARALILDPRLLLLDEPTLGLAPIIIDLIFDVIAGLRAEGTTILLVEQNAMRALEVSDRAYVLQAPGKVLGAGTAAELQDIPAVVDYLGFSPSEAGASQ; from the coding sequence ATGGTCCTGCACATCGACGACGTGTCGGTCCAGTACGGCGCGGCCGTGCGCGCGGTCCAGGGATGCACGCTCGAGGTCGGAGAGGGGCAACTCGTCTCGGTCATCGGCCAGAACGGCGCCGGGAAGAGCACCCTGCTCAAAGCCGTCATGGGCCTGGTCCCGCTGGCCGGCGGAAGCATCAGGGTCGACGACGTCCAGGTCGGATCCCGGGCGTTCTCACCGGTACGCAGCCAGCTGTCCTACGTGCCCGAGCGCGGCGGAGTGTTCGCGAACCTGTCCGTGGGCGAGAACCTGCGTCTCGGTGGGGTCGCCTGCAAGGACAAGGCCGCCGTCGCCGCCCGCATCGAGCGGGAACTCGAACGCTTCCCCGTGCTGCGCAAGTACTGGGGCCGCGGGGCGAGCCTGCTCTCCGGCGGCGAGCAGCAGCAACTCGCAATCGCCCGCGCCCTGATCCTCGATCCCCGCCTGCTGTTGCTCGACGAGCCCACCCTGGGCCTGGCGCCGATCATCATCGATCTGATCTTCGATGTGATCGCCGGTCTCCGGGCCGAGGGCACGACGATCCTGCTGGTCGAGCAGAACGCCATGCGCGCGCTCGAGGTCAGCGACCGCGCCTACGTCCTGCAGGCGCCGGGCAAGGTGCTCGGTGCCGGGACCGCGGCCGAACTCCAAGACATCCCTGCCGTGGTCGACTACCTCGGCTTCTCACCCTCCGAAGCAGGTGCTTCGCAGTGA